A single candidate division TA06 bacterium B3_TA06 DNA region contains:
- a CDS encoding acyl-CoA reductase produces MRETSIPAFFLPEVAEADLGEFTTLEFGQGQNTVRMHSPLLTPALLSKIIAQLKEAREEYLAKLPVYEIIETIDKAVALWRDPDYPLRRKAEALLPLITGYSSEMITQTLDEIVLMLRGEDLKLLLEEELGDPLFLDQFRPRPKSTGMCKVYGPRLTTAVFAGNVPGLPVANIVYALLMKSAILGKSSSEEPLFGVLFAQTLAEIDPELARSVAMVCWKGGDVEIEHLAFGSSDAVVVYGGEHSVNEVRKRVPFRTRFIAYGHKLSFGVIGREHLAADRVRQTAAWAAVDASVFDQQGCLSPHVFYVEEGGQTTPKEFARLLASEMEAFNQKIPRGRISPDESAHINQLRGSYEFREFEDQGVALHASSRGTDWTVIYERDPAFVPSCLNRTIRIKPVKDVSEVVGLIEPIKGYLQTVGAALPQERFLSLANKMGQLGADRICPLGKMTAPSLTWHHDGRFNILDLLRWTDIEQGST; encoded by the coding sequence ATGAGAGAAACATCAATCCCAGCGTTCTTCCTGCCCGAAGTTGCTGAGGCTGACCTTGGGGAGTTTACTACGCTTGAGTTCGGGCAAGGCCAGAACACGGTCAGGATGCATTCTCCCCTCCTTACACCTGCTTTGCTCTCCAAGATCATAGCGCAACTTAAAGAAGCGCGGGAGGAATACCTCGCCAAGCTCCCTGTCTATGAGATCATCGAAACCATAGATAAAGCCGTGGCACTTTGGCGCGATCCAGACTACCCACTGCGTCGCAAGGCCGAAGCGCTACTTCCTCTCATCACCGGCTACTCCAGCGAGATGATTACCCAGACCCTGGACGAGATCGTACTCATGTTGCGGGGAGAAGACCTGAAGCTCCTTCTTGAAGAGGAGTTAGGCGACCCTCTGTTTCTGGATCAATTCAGGCCGCGGCCGAAAAGCACCGGGATGTGCAAGGTCTACGGGCCTCGTCTCACCACCGCCGTGTTCGCAGGCAACGTTCCAGGACTTCCTGTGGCAAACATCGTCTATGCGCTGCTCATGAAATCGGCGATCTTAGGCAAGTCATCCTCTGAGGAGCCTTTGTTCGGCGTTCTATTCGCACAAACTCTGGCTGAGATAGATCCTGAGCTGGCTCGCTCTGTTGCCATGGTTTGCTGGAAAGGCGGCGATGTGGAGATCGAACACCTGGCTTTTGGCTCCTCGGATGCTGTGGTTGTCTATGGCGGAGAGCATTCTGTAAACGAAGTCCGGAAGCGGGTTCCTTTCCGAACCCGCTTCATCGCCTACGGGCATAAACTCAGCTTCGGGGTCATAGGCCGCGAGCATCTAGCAGCGGACCGCGTCAGGCAGACGGCGGCCTGGGCAGCCGTAGACGCATCAGTCTTTGATCAGCAGGGGTGCCTGTCTCCTCACGTGTTCTACGTAGAAGAAGGCGGCCAGACCACGCCCAAGGAGTTTGCGAGGCTGTTGGCTAGCGAGATGGAGGCCTTTAACCAAAAGATCCCTCGCGGGAGGATCTCGCCTGACGAATCGGCACATATCAACCAGCTACGTGGCTCATACGAGTTCCGGGAGTTTGAAGACCAAGGTGTAGCACTGCATGCGAGCTCACGGGGTACGGACTGGACGGTTATCTACGAACGCGATCCGGCATTCGTGCCGTCGTGTCTGAATCGAACCATCCGCATCAAGCCGGTGAAAGACGTATCAGAAGTGGTTGGATTGATCGAACCCATAAAGGGCTACCTGCAGACGGTAGGCGCAGCTCTGCCACAAGAAAGGTTCTTATCCCTGGCGAATAAGATGGGCCAACTAGGGGCAGATCGCATCTGCCCTCTGGGCAAGATGACCGCTCCTTCCCTCACCTGGCATCACGACGGACGCTTCAACATACTCGATCTGCTCAGATGGACTGATATAGAACAAGGCTCAACATAA